One window from the genome of Candidatus Synechococcus calcipolaris G9 encodes:
- a CDS encoding S49 family peptidase, protein MTKPSPSFFGSIVTRFTNTFVSTLSVFISLAFIGVGFTVLLGVLALLAGGGESQTSDRYEFISGKEGSRDRLLRLNISGPILGSPPENEDTFFSALGGVTYGYQVQKQLKEAAEEDSIKGVILDISTPGGTIFGSQAIFDGIQAYKEATGNPIYAFIEGISASGGVWAMVGADKIYADYGSMIGSIGIIGPSFMFYDRPIAMDDGLFGGGITTANGIEQKTIIAGRGKDVGNPFRRLTPEELQVFQAGLDQEYTVFVNHVAENRGMDANIIRNQMGAMIFGNQQAEQFKLIDGTLSRPATIDALAEAAGLGEDFAVVRVRSDRTPLVNQLFGVTTALPSLQEQQAWQKGQLCSLRHHRALAYYGDLSQCVPR, encoded by the coding sequence ATGACTAAACCCTCCCCCTCCTTTTTTGGCTCAATCGTCACCCGCTTCACCAATACCTTTGTGAGTACCCTCAGCGTTTTTATTAGCTTGGCCTTCATCGGTGTTGGTTTTACCGTTCTATTAGGTGTTTTAGCCCTGTTGGCCGGTGGCGGTGAATCCCAAACGAGCGATCGCTATGAATTTATTTCTGGCAAAGAGGGGAGCCGCGATCGCCTTCTCAGGCTCAATATCTCCGGGCCAATTTTGGGTAGTCCACCGGAAAATGAGGATACGTTCTTTAGTGCCCTTGGCGGTGTCACCTACGGCTATCAAGTCCAAAAACAACTTAAAGAAGCCGCTGAAGAAGACTCCATCAAAGGAGTGATTCTGGATATTTCTACCCCCGGCGGTACAATTTTTGGCTCCCAGGCTATTTTTGATGGTATTCAAGCCTATAAAGAGGCCACGGGCAACCCTATCTATGCCTTTATAGAAGGAATTTCTGCCTCCGGCGGCGTATGGGCCATGGTGGGAGCCGATAAAATCTATGCCGACTACGGCAGCATGATTGGCAGTATTGGCATTATTGGCCCCAGTTTTATGTTTTACGATCGCCCCATTGCCATGGATGACGGCCTATTTGGCGGTGGCATTACGACAGCCAACGGCATTGAACAAAAGACCATTATTGCCGGACGGGGTAAAGACGTGGGCAACCCCTTCCGCCGCCTCACCCCCGAAGAACTGCAAGTATTTCAAGCAGGACTTGACCAGGAATACACCGTCTTTGTGAACCATGTAGCCGAAAATCGTGGCATGGATGCAAATATCATCCGCAATCAAATGGGGGCGATGATTTTTGGCAATCAACAGGCGGAGCAATTCAAACTGATTGATGGTACCCTCAGTCGCCCCGCCACCATTGATGCCCTCGCCGAAGCCGCTGGACTAGGTGAAGACTTTGCCGTCGTTCGCGTTCGCAGCGATCGCACCCCCTTAGTGAATCAACTATTTGGAGTGACCACGGCCCTGCCCAGCCTCCAAGAGCAACAGGCCTGGCAAAAAGGGCAACTCTGCTCCCTGCGCCACCACCGTGCCCTGGCCTACTACGGCGATTTAAGTCAGTGTGTCCCTAGGTAA
- the gloB gene encoding hydroxyacylglutathione hydrolase — translation MEIHRIPVLRDNYIFLLHDPATATAAIVDPAIAPPVLAKLQELGATLTAIFNTHHHWDHVDGNEELEQAYPEVVIYGGVGDRGRIPGQQVFLEGGDRVFLGDQTFEVLFIPGHTRAHIAYVTPGHVFCGDTLFAGGCGRLREGTPAQMMASLEQLRQLPGETQVWCAHEYTQKNLEFALTVEPENVALQERYQGVIERRKNHESTIPTTIALEKATNPFLRWHEPAIQSAVNGTSDLQTFTRLRGLKDQF, via the coding sequence ATGGAGATTCACCGTATCCCGGTTCTGCGGGATAACTATATTTTTTTGCTCCATGATCCGGCTACGGCCACAGCAGCAATTGTGGATCCGGCGATCGCTCCTCCGGTCTTAGCCAAACTTCAGGAGTTGGGGGCAACCTTAACAGCTATTTTTAACACCCATCACCATTGGGATCACGTAGACGGCAATGAAGAACTAGAGCAAGCCTATCCTGAGGTAGTGATCTATGGCGGCGTGGGCGATCGCGGACGGATTCCGGGGCAACAGGTCTTTTTGGAAGGGGGCGATCGCGTGTTCCTTGGGGATCAGACCTTTGAGGTACTATTTATTCCTGGCCATACCCGGGCCCACATTGCCTACGTTACCCCTGGCCATGTTTTCTGCGGGGATACCCTTTTTGCGGGGGGCTGTGGTCGCTTGCGTGAAGGCACACCGGCGCAAATGATGGCATCCTTGGAGCAGTTACGGCAATTACCGGGCGAGACTCAGGTCTGGTGTGCCCATGAGTATACCCAGAAAAATTTGGAGTTTGCCCTGACAGTGGAACCAGAAAATGTCGCCCTCCAGGAGCGGTATCAAGGGGTGATCGAGCGGCGCAAAAACCATGAAAGTACCATTCCCACCACCATCGCCCTTGAAAAGGCCACCAACCCATTTTTGCGGTGGCACGAACCTGCCATTCAATCGGCCGTCAACGGCACCAGCGATCTGCAAACCTTTACCCGTCTGCGGGGATTGAAGGATCAATTCTAG